The DNA segment TAGCATTGTATTTCCATCGCTATTCGTAAAGAACTTGTCTACGGCATTAAGCGTATCAAGTATAGCCCATATTGTCAGTATCAGAACTTTGATTAGAAGAATCGCTCCACTTAATAACAGCATGACTTTATCAGTCCACAATTTCCCAGTTTTTCCATAGAAAGTGAAAACCCTCCAGAGACGTAGCATCTTCATCAATAGAGTAGCAAGCACGATATCTATTCCCAGCGTAATACAATAACCTGTGAAAGTACATCCAAAGTATTTATTGGCAGTCTTGAAAATTATTCCACTCTCTGTGAAATGGCTGAAGCTTGATGCCAGAGCAAGATATATGCCTGCAAACATGCACAAACTGATGGAGAAGCTGCTTGCCTTAATCTCTGGTTCCTTACGGTAATATATGAATAGGACCAGCACAATTGTTGTTAGCAAGATGCATAGCACCACCATTGTCAACAAGAGAGCTGTTGTATGTGGAGCGAATAATTCGTATGGGTATACAGGAACTGGGTAGGCGGTGGGGAGTTCGCCGTTGGTCAAGTTAATTTTGAGCTCTCGTGTTTTAGCGTAGAAAGAACCGACTTTGTGTGATATGGCTGACTGGATCTGTGTAATGCTGGTCTGTGTTTCACTTGTGTATGGGGTTACTAGGATATTATCAAAGATGTTGGTGGTTAGGTAGTCTTTGATGATGGTGTGTGATGTATTGCCATTGATTGTAGATGTATTCCAAGCCAGCGCTAGCGCCCACAGAGAAGTTGATATTGTGTTGTACTGTGTTCGATTGCAGGCAATGTCTACTGTTGTCCTGTTAGTTGATTCCTTGCTTAACTGTCTTATGACAATAATGTCCTCCAAAATATCTGTTTTTGAGCCACATAAATCAGAGAGGGTCTTGTTTTGTAGTGGATGTTCATTGAGTACCACCCACGCATAGTCAGGCCATGTCCATCCCTTTCTTTGTACAGTACTGAGAAGCTGACATAGTTGGCGTTTAGGTAGCATCACAACGAATATCTTCAGTGAAAACTCTTCTATCCATTGCTGTAGCTCGTGTGAATTGTTGTAATATTCAAATGATTTTGTGGTGATAGGTATGTCTGAGTGATTACTTAGAGTGACAAATGTCTCTGCTGCTCTAACATAAAACACATCACCTCCACTGTAGATAACGCCAACACTGGTCCAGTTTAGAGCTGGTAATAATTGAAGGGCTGTTGAAATATGAGCCTCCAGTGAGGGAAGAAGAGTGAACAGATTAGGGTAGTCCTTATCTCGGTCCAACATCATCCCTGCTGGCTCAATGATCTGAATAATTCCTGTGTTCTGAGGCACGGGTAACAAAGAACAAGCAAATGATTTGTCCACCTGCCCAATCATTCCGATGACTGTGCCTCCGTTAATCTTAGCGTCCCTCAATACCTCGGCAACCTCGACTATAGAGCTGGGGAATTGACTGGACACAGTCTTCACTTGAAGTGTGTAGCCATTGAGTAGGCTGGAGCAATTGTTGATCTCTTGAGCGGTTGTAGCAGCTGTAACTGCATAGCTGCAGTTGCTACTAGAGTCGACTAGAATCACTTGGAGCACTTTACTATTAGCCAAGCACACTAAACTGAGgagtacaagtacaagtagCTGTTTCATGATCAAACTCTTATAAGTACTCTGAAACTGATAGGCTTACATGTAGCTGATCTATGGTATCATGAGTGCATGAATCCTgatagtatatatacactgtaaaaaatatATTGAAAGTGTGTATACAAGTTTCTGTGCAAGCAGACACATGCAATTTCACAACTGTGTTACAATATActgttgtatacatgtatgtaatagtTGAACCATGGTACGCTGTCAGATAGCTTTTACTGTGAAACACCAATTGATTAGAAGCCGTTACTACAaccatttacaactgagtagt comes from the Halichondria panicea chromosome 4, odHalPani1.1, whole genome shotgun sequence genome and includes:
- the LOC135334725 gene encoding uncharacterized protein LOC135334725; translation: MKQLLVLVLLSLVCLANSKVLQVILVDSSSNCSYAVTAATTAQEINNCSSLLNGYTLQVKTVSSQFPSSIVEVAEVLRDAKINGGTVIGMIGQVDKSFACSLLPVPQNTGIIQIIEPAGMMLDRDKDYPNLFTLLPSLEAHISTALQLLPALNWTSVGVIYSGGDVFYVRAAETFVTLSNHSDIPITTKSFEYYNNSHELQQWIEEFSLKIFVVMLPKRQLCQLLSTVQRKGWTWPDYAWVVLNEHPLQNKTLSDLCGSKTDILEDIIVIRQLSKESTNRTTVDIACNRTQYNTISTSLWALALAWNTSTINGNTSHTIIKDYLTTNIFDNILVTPYTSETQTSITQIQSAISHKVGSFYAKTRELKINLTNGELPTAYPVPVYPYELFAPHTTALLLTMVVLCILLTTIVLVLFIYYRKEPEIKASSFSISLCMFAGIYLALASSFSHFTESGIIFKTANKYFGCTFTGYCITLGIDIVLATLLMKMLRLWRVFTFYGKTGKLWTDKVMLLLSGAILLIKVLILTIWAILDTLNAVDKFFTNSDGNTMLVRQCQSNNIILWAFIAYGYSGVLGTCLIIVAIKTRKIKRNNFKDTKKICLLMCALAYIVIQTITLWWVLRLSHEFSTSNVIFGIGMCVGSMTVLGVLFGPKIFPPIRRKFRLTRSAKGRTSTRRRIGGGGGFNKALTRPFLVKEPRLA